A genomic region of Zalophus californianus isolate mZalCal1 chromosome 11, mZalCal1.pri.v2, whole genome shotgun sequence contains the following coding sequences:
- the PATE1 gene encoding prostate and testis expressed protein 1 yields the protein MTEIIQCRMCHLQFPGERCSRGRGICSATEDESCTTGRIFKKDGTLWLTFMGCLKNCANVDKIKWSVYLVNFRCCRGYDLCNETL from the exons ATGACAGAAATCATTCAGTGTAGGATGTGCCACTTGCAGTTTCCAGGAGAGAGGTGTTCCAGAGGCAGAGGAATATGCTCTGCTACAGAAGATGAGAGTTGCACGACTGGGAGGATTTTCAAGA AAGATGGGACTCTGTGGTTAACCTTCATGGGCTGCCTGAAAAACTGTGCTAATGTggacaaaataaaatggagtgTCTACCTGGTGAACTTCAGGTGCTGCAGGGGTTATGACCTATGCAATGAAACCCTGTAG